The following proteins are co-located in the Frigidibacter mobilis genome:
- the gcvH gene encoding glycine cleavage system protein GcvH: MKFTEDHEWLRVEGDLVIVGITEHASEQLGDVVFVDLPEAGRTVTTGDEVVVIESVKAASDILAPLDGEIVEVNDALAETPALVNEDPLEAGWFFKMKVADLSALDGFMDEAAYKALIG, translated from the coding sequence ATGAAATTCACCGAAGATCACGAATGGCTGCGCGTCGAGGGCGATCTGGTCATCGTCGGCATCACCGAACACGCCTCGGAGCAACTGGGCGATGTGGTGTTCGTGGACTTGCCCGAAGCGGGCCGCACCGTCACCACTGGCGATGAGGTGGTGGTGATCGAAAGCGTCAAGGCGGCCTCCGACATCCTCGCCCCGCTGGATGGCGAGATCGTCGAGGTCAACGATGCGCTGGCGGAGACCCCGGCGCTGGTCAACGAAGACCCGCTGGAGGCTGGCTGGTTCTTCAAGATGAAGGTCGCCGATCTTTCGGCGCTGGATGGCTTCATGGATGAGGCCGCCTACAAAGCCTTGATCGGCTGA
- the gcvT gene encoding glycine cleavage system aminomethyltransferase GcvT — protein MADLNRTALHALHLRLGAKMVPFAGYDMPVQYPAGVLKEHLHTRSAAGLFDVGHMGQVLVSAISGRQADAALALERLIPVDIAGLAEGRQRYGFLTNDAGGIIDDLMIANRGDHFFIVVNASRKAEDLAALRAGLPDCDVAEVPGRGLIALQGPGAEAALARLVPDAPEFAFMDVGIRNWQGVELWISRSGYTGEDGFEISVPDGFAEALAERLLEMPEVAPIGLGARDSLRLEAGLCLYGHDIDEETSPGEASLGWAIQKIRRAGGARAGGFPGAERVLAELADGTSRKRRGLRPEGRAPMREGVEIYATEDGGAPIGRVTSGGFGPSIEAPMAMAYLPADLPEGSTVYGDVRGKRLPARIVPMPFRPATFKR, from the coding sequence ATGGCCGACCTGAACCGCACGGCACTTCACGCCCTGCATTTGCGGCTTGGCGCGAAAATGGTGCCGTTTGCCGGCTATGACATGCCGGTGCAATACCCCGCCGGGGTGCTCAAGGAGCACCTGCATACCCGCAGCGCGGCGGGCCTGTTCGATGTCGGCCATATGGGGCAGGTGCTGGTCAGCGCCATCAGCGGCAGGCAGGCGGATGCGGCGCTGGCGCTGGAACGGTTGATCCCCGTGGATATCGCCGGGCTGGCCGAGGGGCGGCAGCGCTATGGCTTCCTGACCAACGATGCGGGCGGGATCATCGACGACCTGATGATCGCCAACCGCGGCGATCACTTCTTCATCGTCGTCAATGCCTCGCGCAAGGCCGAAGACCTTGCCGCCCTGCGCGCGGGCCTGCCCGATTGCGACGTGGCCGAGGTGCCGGGCCGCGGGTTGATCGCGCTGCAGGGCCCTGGGGCCGAGGCTGCGCTGGCACGGCTGGTGCCCGATGCGCCCGAGTTCGCCTTTATGGATGTGGGCATCCGCAACTGGCAGGGGGTGGAGCTGTGGATCTCCCGTTCCGGCTATACCGGCGAGGACGGGTTCGAAATCTCTGTGCCGGACGGGTTTGCCGAGGCTTTGGCCGAACGCCTGCTGGAGATGCCCGAGGTCGCCCCCATCGGCCTTGGTGCGCGCGACAGCCTGCGGCTGGAAGCGGGGCTGTGCCTCTATGGCCATGATATTGATGAAGAAACAAGCCCTGGGGAGGCCAGCCTTGGCTGGGCGATCCAGAAGATCCGCCGCGCCGGCGGCGCCCGCGCAGGCGGTTTCCCGGGGGCGGAACGGGTCCTGGCCGAACTGGCCGATGGCACGTCCCGCAAGCGCCGCGGCCTGCGCCCCGAGGGCCGCGCGCCGATGCGCGAGGGCGTGGAGATCTATGCCACCGAGGATGGCGGCGCGCCCATCGGCCGCGTCACCTCTGGTGGATTCGGCCCCAGCATCGAGGCGCCGATGGCGATGGCCTATCTGCCCGCCGACCTTCCCGAAGGCTCTACCGTCTATGGCGACGTGCGCGGCAAACGCCTGCCCGCGCGGATCGTGCCCATGCCGTTCCGTCCCGCCACCTTCAAACGCTAA